The proteins below come from a single Gossypium raimondii isolate GPD5lz chromosome 2, ASM2569854v1, whole genome shotgun sequence genomic window:
- the LOC105787909 gene encoding late embryogenesis abundant protein At5g17165 — MAANLKSGGGIASLGKRLLNRTSTRTPSLFISTSSPTRSPHASAYDKNLDDQVHATVVPDDVIQPQSDKYWAPDPRTGVFGPATEQLNASAGGEQSTHSSGANSVLEEKAWFRPTSIEDLEKPHHH, encoded by the exons ATGGCAGCCAATTTGAAGAGTGGTGGAGGGATCGCCAGCTTGGGGAAGCGACTTCTTAACCGCACCTCCACTCGCACCCCTTCTCTTTTCATCTCCACTTCTTCACCTACCAG GAGTCCTCACGCGTCGGCTTACGACAAGAACCTGGATGATCAGGTCCATGCGACTGTGGTTCCTGATGATGTGATTCAGCCTCAATCGGACAAGTACTGGGCTCCTGACCCGCGGACAGGGGTATTTGGTCCTGCTACGGAGCAACTTAACGCATCTGCGGGTGGGGAGCAGAGCACCCATTCCAGTGGTGCAAACTCGGTCCTGGAGGAAAAGGCGTGGTTCCGCCCCACAAGTATTGAGGACTTGGAGAAGCCACACCATCACTAA